TCACACATTTAGATTCACTCATGGACTTGGAGTTATCTAGTGCAATCATAATCTGGTATTCACGCTTGCTTGGTTTAGTTCTCCTTAACCAAATTTTATCCTTACGGAATTGAGAGGCAATGTAAGGAATTATCCTTTTCATGTTTAGTCTTTTACCCGTTTTGTAGTCACCCTTCAATTTTGTGCTCTTGGTTGGTTCCAGAATCAACCTCAACTGTTCACCCAAACGAGACACTAAATCAGCAGTGGACAACTCACTTTCATGCCATAATTCACGCGATTCCTCCAGCGATTTAGTaggtttttcaaaagtttccTCTGTAGCTTCAAGATCAATCTTTTCAATCATATCTTCCAGTTCGTATTGgtctgcttcttcttttacTAGATTGTTGTTGGAATATTCATCTAACAAATCATGTTCTTTATCAGCTGCATATACACCGCCACCTTTGACCTCGTTGTTAGTCTCCGTATCATTTTCGTTTGTGTTGTTCTCCTCCACAACATCTTCAACCGGTTCTTCCTTGACGTAATTGGTGTCATCTGCTacgtcttcttcgtcatcgctgTTTACATTCTcagcatcatcatcgtcaatAGCTAAATCTTCATCTATCGCTTGCGTTTGATCTTGATTGGCAGAACCCAAAGCTTGTGTATCAGTTTCAGTGTTTGCACCTTCAACATGTTCAAAATCGTCAGGCCGCTCATTGGCATGAGCATCATTAtcttcgttttcttcgttGGTGCCCGCTTCCTCGATTtcctttcttcttctatGGAATTCCTTCAAGCTGTCTCCTAGTTGTTGTAACGTGTCTTTCGCCTCCTTTCTAGAGTTATCAAGATTTTCGTTTTCAGCCTGTTGATCCTCGTCATGCGGATTTTGGGTATTTCCAGAACTACCGATATCTTCCTGTTCCTCTGAATCCTTAGAATCGGATCCAGCACCTTTAGATCCGGactgttgttgaacagcagctTCAGCATCTatggtttcttcttccaaaagattATCAACACTTCCCAAACCTTCAGATGTTTCCGCTCCTGCCTGTTCATCCTTATCATCGTTGGCTTGGTTTTCGGCTAGTTCCTCTTCGTTTTCTCCCTCTTCCTCACCGGCACTCAACTCAGGATTACCTTCATCTGCGACATCATCATTGTCGTTGTCGTTATTGGAATCCGGTTCTGCTGTGTCATTTTCTAATTTGTCATCCGAATCAGCTGGCTCATCAACATCCATTTCATCTTCGACATCATCATTGATTGGCTCTTGCTGGTTTTCAGAGGTGTTTGTCTCGGGTTTCTCCTCATCTTCACTTTCCATATCAACATCGTCTTCTCCACTTTtatcatcctcatcatcacctTCAGAATCCAAATTAATGTCATCTGGTAGGTCCATGGTTTCGATTTCGGGAGCATTTGCATGCAATTCTTCATTCTCTTTATCCCGAACCTCATCTTCTTGCTCACCAACAccctcttcctcatcggCATCCTCATCATTTTCAGCGTCGCCGTCTTTACTCTCGTCCTTATCCGGTTCATTTTCGTTCAAATCATTGTCAGCATTTTGGTCGGCTCCTTCTTTATCTTTGTTTTCACCTCCGTTGTTTTCATCGTCACCTGCCTGAacatcatcgtcatccttcaaatcaagCTGCTTATCAGTGTCCTTTTCCTTGGTATCCTCCTCCGCCTTTTCATTCCACATCTTATCATCGATGGCGTTTGgatcatcgtcatcaatATCGTCAACCTCTTCATCAAGATcgttctcttcttcgtccAGATCCTCTTCATCGCTATTTTCCTGGTCTGAAACTTCTTCCATTTCACCAGCCATATCACCTTCCATCTCAACTGCATCATCCTCTCtctcatcatcatcatcgcGCTCATCTTTATCCTTTTGGTCCTTATTTGCGGTTTGAGCGTCCTCGGTCAGATCCTCATCTTGTTCTATGTCCTTGGAATTGTTCTGAGCACCTTCACCGTCTCCAAGCCCAGTACCATCCTGTAGGTTATTATTATCAACCTCATCTGACGGAGCTTGAGGATGGCAGAATCCATTTTTAGCCAAGTTGTGCAAAATGTTGGCCAAAATGTAGGTACCATGACTAGTATTTGTATAATAGTTTTTGGCCTTTTCTAGGATAGAACGGATTGTGACAAAGTAATGATTGATTACAGGTAAGGTGAAAGTAATAATAGCCCGTACCAAAGACGATGATGGACCTAAAAATTTGGAGTTTTTAATCAGCATGACTGCCTTTTGGATATTTGCGGCGATATTGGTAATGTTTAAAGATTTTATGTGACCCATTATCGTCCGCGAAGTTAGTACTAACCATTGGTCGTCAGATTCAGAAACAGAATCTGTTTCATTTTCCATTAATCTTTGGAAAGCCAAGATAATAGAGGTGTGAACCTTTCGGAAAACTTGGTCTACTTCCTTGATTGAAGCATTTGCCGAGTCATCTGATCTTGTTTCTAAAATGCTATTGTTTTTTATCCATGTGATGACAATTTCAAATATAAAGAAGGAGTTcgtattctttttttccatcaTCTTAGCAACGAAATTTGAAATGTAATTCCGGAAATCCGAAAGCAAAACGGATGCAGTGGTGTCACACACTGTTTGCTTACTCAATCGAGTTTCATAATCTTGAATACACATTTTTGCCTCTTGTAACGTAGCTATGTCGCACGACACAGATGTTGATGCTTCAATGACACTGACTGCTTTCAAAGCGTAGTCGAGTACTAACTGCAGCCTTGTCACCATATACCTCATACTTTCCATTGTTGGTACTAGTTCGGCATTATTCAGAGAACCAGTTGATGTGCAAATATTCTCGAGGTACAGTCTTGAATCTTCAATATTTGAATACTTCTCATTAGCTTTTTTTAAAGGCTTTCTAGTAGTAAtcaatgaaaaaagaaggttcTCGATGATGGCCATACCTTTTTCAACATTAACAGGGGGAATATCGTCAGCAGGACTAGAAATAGCATTTCTCAACCTGGGAAGCATATCCAAAATCTTAAAAAAGTACGCATCGgccttttcaaaatgagTTCCATTGAAAGAGACAGAATTGGCTAGCACTGAAGTCACAGACGCTTGTACTTTGTGAATATCCTCCCTGAAACTGGTTTTTAACCCAATTCTCCTCAGTTCTTTCAATGCGTCACTTAGTACCTTTGCCTTTTGtactttcaaagtggccaacagttttttgttttctttcttgtaAACAGTCGGAGTTTCCTCTTGTAAGCGATCGGCAGCCCTTCCGTAATCTCTTGCCAATTCTTCCATGTTTGGAAATGTTTGTTTGTCTATTCTGTTAGCGTATACAGACATGTTTTCCTTGACTAGATTGATGTTCCGTAACGGCATAGATCTGGAGTCCCAATCAGGAACCTGGATAACCAATTTCTTGGCATCTTCCAAATCAAATTCGGCAAAGGAACCTATGCCAAGGGAAGCAAGTTCAAGCTTCACAGATGGTTCGTAAGGTAATCCACCTTCAATCAAACCAAGTACGTTACTTGATAGAACGGCTCTATACTTTCTCACCAGCTTGTAAAGATTGTTATGAGATTTCCGAGAACTTTGTTTCAAAGCATCCACATTCACATCCTTCCAGCTAGCAAGCAAAATTGTTTCTGAAACTTCCTTGCTTAGAGATTTTCTGCCCTTAGAaatctgttcttcaacagttgGTAGGAACTGTTTGTAAAACGACAGAATGTTTTGTAAAGCGTTGAGTTCGGCAGACATGTCTCTGTTGAGCAATACGATATGATTTGCAAAAGCTTCAACAAGTTTTAACCTAATTTTGAACTCACCAGCTGTACTCTTGctaaaaaaaatgttcaaTGAGGTAAGTAGTGCTGTTTCGTTGTCGTTGTCTGGGTCAGAATCTTTGGCAACGAAAATTATTTCAAATAAGTTAAACCACCACTTAccaatttctttctcagCATTTTTGTCCTCAGTATTGAATAACCCATTCCAGGTTTGAAGTTCCAGCTTTCTCCATGAGACAATCAAGTCTGTGATGCGTTTAATATGTGCTCCTAGAGAAACGCGAGATGCAGCGTACTTTTCCCACTCGGCCATAAATGTGTATATTTGTTCGATCTTTTGTAACTGTTTGGCAATGGGGGTATTGGCTGGGAAAGATAAAAATTCCTGGCAAACCCTTTCCAATTCACTTAAAGTGGCGTGTTCAGGCCACTGTTGATGAATTTCATTAACAAGCTTCCACAAGGCATCGATGACAGAAAATGCTCTTTGGGATTCGGATAATGACGAGTCCCTGTAAAAATCGAAGTTATCCCCTGTCACGTTGTCGTTGAAAGACAGTATTTCATCGTGAAGACTAATaattgaagaagcaaaaTTCGACCCTGAAAGTTTACCAGAGGCAAATTTCTGTGATTTGCTCAGCAATATCTCGACAACATCCAAACCAGCCTTGGTCACTTCAAGCATTGTGGTGtttgatttgttcaaaaatatcGACATGTACATCTTGGAAATTTCATAATAGATGGTGTCCAAATCTTGAGCGGCAGTAAAAGATGGTTCCGCCTCTAGGGAAAGAGACTCCTCGTATAATGGAAACATGCGTTTGAATTCGGACTCGAAATCTTCTGAAGTGTCCTCATACTTGAATAATTTAGAAGcctcttgttcctcttgttcttttttcattctCCTCAAGGACCATCTTTGATACATCATTTGCAAAGCGTTCATGAACGTTGATGACAGAGAGTCATCCCTCTGGTGAAGTTTGAATAGATCCATGTATAAAATCAGAATTTTCTCGGTCGAAGTATCTTCGACGTTAGTATCCTTAAAGAATTTAGTCATTTCAGTAAACGAGTCGTTCAACGTTTGGACAGCAGATAGTTTCAAGGGATCAACACACCATAGGGGATCTAACTTTATAAGTTTACGTTGGTCTACTTGATCATGTCTTGCAAGATCGAACCCGAATTTCATGCAGAACACATATCCAGCAAAAATCTCGTTCAAGTCAGCAAAGTTTTGATAGCCATTGTTCAAACGGTTTATAAAGCTTGAACTATTCTGTTGAAACATTTCGAATCTTCCTTCGGCAATATCATCCCATTCGCATACTGAATTGAAAAGACTTGAGGCTTGTTCTGCGGAGACGGTGGAGCTATAAAATACATTCCACTCATCTATTAAGTTATCAACCGATACAGCTGGTCTGTAAACTCTTGGTTTTTGTGGAGCGTCGTCAGTGGTTACTTCTGTGATTGTTCTTTCTATATGTAGTTTGTCATCACCACTTATAACTTTTTTAACCAAGGACCATGAATCACCCAAATCCTCCAAAAATAATTTGTGCTTTAAAAAGATATCGTATACCACATAGTCGTGTACCGCTGGATCATATGGAATATTGGGGGCATAAAGTTCAATCAGGGCGGTACCGAACAAGATCCAAGCCTGTCCAAGATTCAAGTAATTGGTATCATCAAGTGACAGCTTGATAGCAGGAAGGATTAATTTATGGAAAACAGCTGAAAATTCAGAATTGCCGTCAGCAACAATAATCTCCGTTATATAATCGACATCCATGCTCTCTAGCTCTAACTTGGTATGGACTTCCAATACGCGTTTTACCCACTGCAAAAAGGTAGAAGTAAACAAGGAAATCTTATCATGCAATAGATAGTCAGCCGACTTAATCGTGTTTGATAGTAATAACCTAGCATCGAATAGTGCAGGTGTTATTTGACTTCCTGGGAATGTATGAAAACGGTTTGTTTTGAGGATAATACTTTCAAGGTAGTTCGAGGTAATAATAGACTCTGTGAATGACTTATGCTTTCCGTTATCTGTTACCCACAACATATCAAAGATTGCAGGATACGCCGCCTTATCTGTAGTAAATCCGTTAAGTCTTTCTAATGGTACGGATGAAAATGGTATTATCTCGTTTAGTAACTGTTGTGGAATGGATTGATGCAAAGAAAGTAGTCTCAACAACGTGTCAAAGTCTGTGGAAAAAAAGTGTTTTCTCTTATTCAAAAATTTGGCAGAGAtctcttccaaatcattGATACCAGCCCGTAATCTGTCCAGCAAAGGAGATATGGTTACAATgtcgttgttcaaaatatcagTGGAGAGGATAGAAAATATTTGACTCAAATGTCTGATGGCATCGTATGATTCAGGGAACTGCATTTTCTTAGccttttcaaatttctcATATTGCTCTGCTAGTTCATTCCAGTATTGCCACGCTTCTCCTGTTTGTGGGTACAATGTTCTGAACTCTTCCCATAAGATGGTCATTGAGAACCCTCTAGTTAAACCCAAGCTACTGTCGAACTTTGAGCAAACCAAATTCATATCAGAAACGTCAATACCAGCTTGTTGAGCTGATGATATCCATTGTTCTAGCAATTCCTTGTAGACCCTCAACTTTGCCTCATCCTTGCTGGATGCAGATTCAAATGCACTCTCAAGTATAACTTCGAGATATGCCAGCATTTCATATAGcttttcttgaacgaaTAGTTCGTCGTTACATAACGTATTCGAAATGTAAGCGACTATACCGCATAAAAGATAGTAAATTGGTATCCTAGGtacatttttcaattgcCGGCCATTAACAATAGCAGCCGATCTTTCGATATAGGTAAGGTCATCAATCTTATTGTAAAGCGATTTTGTGTTCgtcttttccaaattttcaatAAGATGTAGTTGTTGACGGGAAGCGGCAAACAAGTACATTCCTTCACCGGAAGAAATGAATGGAGCCGTGTTTTGGAACCTTGGTATTAAATGTTCGTTCAGTATTACTACTAGTGGTTGGTCAGACAGCTGTGAGGGTTGCTGGCCAATGATATCCCATATATTGGATTCAGCTGCCAAAGAAACATTATTTAGCTTATCCACAATTCCTCTctggttcaaaaatttAATGTATTCGCCGATTAGAATTGAAACATTTCCTTCTGGGTAATATACTGATTGCGTGATGTTAAGAGACCAGGCTTCGAATATTCCCAAAAGGTTGATTGGAATAATACCGGCTAGTGATTCCAATACTgatttgttcttgttgaagatcAGTACATCAAGAATCTGACTGAATGTGATTGGAAGCGACAAATAAGAAGGTACGTAGCTTTTTGTAGGGCATTTAACTGTACTTGGATTCAATTCTAGACCTTCTTCATTAACCCcatttacatttttttcagatTGTTTCGACCAGTTCAAAGACAACATATCAAAAGATGAAAGTCTATTATCTAGATCCTCCATGTATAATTCGATACCTCTATTCCTCATCGCTCTGGACAATTCCCCGTATTTGGGGTCCACTGTTAAAAAGAGTCTAAAATTAGGATGAGGTTTCAGTATACGCGGCTCCCCATTCTCCATACTGCATTCATTTATCAATAGAGAACCATCTGTTTCTAAAAGAGAGTTTAACCGATCCAGCACAGAGGGGGAACACAGGTTAGCATTGTCAAGAACCAACCAATCCCCATTTTCAATCGCCTTGAGCAAAATACCATCAAACCACTCAAATGCAACCCGCTCTGGTTTTCGTAGAACTACGTCCAGAGATTCAAAATCATCGGcaattttcaaaaggtCTGCATTATCTGGCAGATAAGAttgaaagtttttgaacttcttccaCAAAGTAGTGAACTCTGCTTTACCTGTAGATCCGTCGCATATAAAATGTAACAAATCAAAGCCAGCCAGCAACGCCGAAGAGTTATCATCAGTAAGTCCAAGATTGATGGAAAGTAGTTTTCGAACTGTTCTTTTCAATGGTTTGATCACATTCCATATTTTCCTGTTCATGTCAACTTGTTCATAACCACCCAAAATATCCATGCTATCCAAATCACTATTCATTGAAAATACGCAGACCTCAGTTcccaaaattgaagagagaAACCGGACTAACTCAGTTTTGCCTGAATTTGCGGGACCTACTAAGATCAGTGGCCAGTTGTTGTTAATGCATCTGATAGCAGACTCGTAAAATTCCATATTACACTCCAAAGGTTGCAAATTCTTTAAAGTAGGGTAGTGGAATGCTGGATTTCTCACAGCGATTGCGCTGTTGACTTGAACATACTGAGGAGTAATTCTGTATAAATTGGAAGCCCTTGAGAAACTCCCAAAAACGTTTTCAATTATCACTTGAGCTTTTTGCTTATCGTCTTTGGTACGAAACCTTTgtctgatgatgatatcaacaaaatcaaaaacCTTGGTGTCGTCAATTATTCCCTTCTGACTTAGAAGTTTTAGCCATCTTAAAGCATCTCTTAAGTTGAATTCCCAGGGGGAGCCAGATACACCccacttcttcttcttcgtgaCATCATCCTCTAGAATTCCCATAAGTTTAATCATCTTTGCGCTAAGTTCAGGAGCCACAGAAGGGTATAAATGGTTGGCAATGAGTTGCAAATCCTCCGTTTTGAGAACATCAATATAGACAACAGTAAAACGGTTGACGAAAGATTTAGGAAGCCCTTTTCTCCCACCACCTTGATACTGCGGATTTTGGGCTGCAAACACAAGAAAGTCTGGATGCCGTGTGAATGATCTGTCTAATTCTGGAATGTAAGCCTCACCACGGTGATCTAGACAAGCGTTCAACCCCTCAAGAACTGATTGAGAAGCAAGATTCATCTCATCCAGTAAGACCCAGTGACCTTGTTGCATAGCTCTCAAAAATGGAGCGTCATTCCAAACAAATTCACCGCTTCTTTCACCAGGGACATCAGAGCCAAACAGATCAATCAGGTCGGTTTGTTCAGATAAATTGATACGAGTCAGCTTGTTTCCTGTAAGTTCGGCAAGAGTCGTTACCAAACTTGTTTTACCGACACCTGGACTACCCTCTAATAGAATAGGCTTTTCGACCTGCATTGCTCGAATAACCCTCATCAAGTTGGCCGCGGTAGTTGGGGCATTCATGTTAAAAGAAGGGGATGATGTAGAAGATTCATTTCGTGGGTACGAAAAAGGTCCGATTTTTAAGGTGTCATCAGATAGCGCGTACTCGAAAGACATAGCCAGGCATTTGCGTAAATCATACTCAAGTTTGTTTGACAAAAAGTCAACACATGTAGATTT
This DNA window, taken from Huiozyma naganishii CBS 8797 chromosome 7, complete genome, encodes the following:
- the REA1 gene encoding AAA family ATPase midasin (similar to Saccharomyces cerevisiae MDN1 (YLR106C); ancestral locus Anc_8.295) — translated: MSQDCIILDLDAVRQRAVLYKKRFPAEKLGLLYKFDARLTPKKNLSILAGHALSETNTAAYVFAYKPIFLQILAEWTTALPRDKWVSVLVSCGRIASMYPLSLPLTELFVKSNVEYFTTILQNSSTQHSQDIFSILLAYYRLLYCNKEIFSAYIQPDILYQLVDTDGLDSLTKLIALKVLALYLDMGEQNLQEMMHKHIPESEMNLIGPYELDTKSDYHFLEVNEAMRFSNFASLPEVEECFDKDLTSDQCYVIDSHDLNKCVVSVSGILVPKVTSLQPDAGAELSAYPPSFVPTKQTVHTLRELAKLIRKSEPIMLLGKAGSGKTFLINELSKYMGCHDSIVKIHLGEQTDAKLLIGTYTSGEKPGTFEWRSGVLTNAVKEGRWVLIEDIDKAPTEVLSILLSLLEKRELTIPSRGEVIKAANGFQIISTVRMNDEITNKRTEANERNNYNLNIIGMRVWRTVHLDELTTSDVNQILCRRFPVLLHLIPKLIDSYESVKAIYLNPNFISFNKGAHPRVVSIRDLVKLCNRLNALFANNNIVKPDQLIQSEIYDSIFAETADCFAGAISEMKALTPLIHSIGQTLEIANSRIALFLTKHVPQFESSDDDIKIGRAVLKKSSSALQKKSMNATSFAMTNHSLKLMEQISVAIQMTEPVLLVGETGTGKTTVVQQLAKMMNKPLTVINVSQQTETGDLLGGYKPVNSKIVGIPVQETFESLFSATFSLKKNERFYKMLHKCFNKNQWKNVVKLWNEAYKMAQQILHKEEISESSSNVKTKKRKLNPDQKKMLLEQWDLFRDSVVKFEAQSAATDSSFVFDFVEGSLVKAVRNGEWLLLDEINLASPDTLESISDLLNEADSRSILLSEKGDAIPVKAHTDFRIFACMNPATDVGKRDLPIGLRSRLTEIYVHSPDRDISDLLSIIDKYIGKYSVNDEWVGNDIAELYIEAKRLAENNLIVDGSNQKPHFSVRTLTRTLLYVCDIVHIYGLRRSLYDGFCMTFLTLLDQPSEKTLEPIISKYTVSRLRNVKSVLSQTPPSPGPNFVQFKHYWMKTGQQEMVNQPHYIITPFVEKNMMNLVRATSGNRFPVLVQGPTSAGKTSMIKYLADITGHKFVRINNHEHTDLQEYLGTYVTDDSGKLSFKEGVLVEALRKGYWIVLDELNLAPTDVLEALNRLLDDNRELFIPETQEVIHPHPDFMLFATQNPPGIYGGRKILSRAFRNRFLELHFDDIPTDELEIILRERCQIAPTYAKKIVEVYHQLSIERSANRLFEQKNSFATLRDLFRWALRGAVGYDELAANGYMLLGERCRNPQEKATIKKTLEKVMKVKLNMDAYYSKVENKSLYSIDSVVWTSALRRLSVLVSSCLQNNEPVLLVGETGCGKTTICQLLAQFSEKKLVTLNAHQNTETGDILGAQRPMRNRSEIQRKLVLLLQTALGGSTEEELDRLVESYNACDQSAIPEVLREEITQLQNSLNILFEWCDGPLVQALKDGDYFLLDEISLADDSVLERLNSVLEPERSLLLAEKGSSDSSVVAKDGFQFFATMNPGGDYGKKELSPALRNRFTEIWVPSMESFDDVRLIVSDRLCESAKQLTETIVAFSEWYAIKFGGGDATSGFISLRDILAWVDFINRTTPNNANIYECLGHGASMVFIDALGTNNTAYLAENEERLNELKSTCVDFLSNKLEYDLRKCLAMSFEYALSDDTLKIGPFSYPRNESSTSSPSFNMNAPTTAANLMRVIRAMQVEKPILLEGSPGVGKTSLVTTLAELTGNKLTRINLSEQTDLIDLFGSDVPGERSGEFVWNDAPFLRAMQQGHWVLLDEMNLASQSVLEGLNACLDHRGEAYIPELDRSFTRHPDFLVFAAQNPQYQGGGRKGLPKSFVNRFTVVYIDVLKTEDLQLIANHLYPSVAPELSAKMIKLMGILEDDVTKKKKWGVSGSPWEFNLRDALRWLKLLSQKGIIDDTKVFDFVDIIIRQRFRTKDDKQKAQVIIENVFGSFSRASNLYRITPQYVQVNSAIAVRNPAFHYPTLKNLQPLECNMEFYESAIRCINNNWPLILVGPANSGKTELVRFLSSILGTEVCVFSMNSDLDSMDILGGYEQVDMNRKIWNVIKPLKRTVRKLLSINLGLTDDNSSALLAGFDLLHFICDGSTGKAEFTTLWKKFKNFQSYLPDNADLLKIADDFESLDVVLRKPERVAFEWFDGILLKAIENGDWLVLDNANLCSPSVLDRLNSLLETDGSLLINECSMENGEPRILKPHPNFRLFLTVDPKYGELSRAMRNRGIELYMEDLDNRLSSFDMLSLNWSKQSEKNVNGVNEEGLELNPSTVKCPTKSYVPSYLSLPITFSQILDVLIFNKNKSVLESLAGIIPINLLGIFEAWSLNITQSVYYPEGNVSILIGEYIKFLNQRGIVDKLNNVSLAAESNIWDIIGQQPSQLSDQPLVVILNEHLIPRFQNTAPFISSGEGMYLFAASRQQLHLIENLEKTNTKSLYNKIDDLTYIERSAAIVNGRQLKNVPRIPIYYLLCGIVAYISNTLCNDELFVQEKLYEMLAYLEVILESAFESASSKDEAKLRVYKELLEQWISSAQQAGIDVSDMNLVCSKFDSSLGLTRGFSMTILWEEFRTLYPQTGEAWQYWNELAEQYEKFEKAKKMQFPESYDAIRHLSQIFSILSTDILNNDIVTISPLLDRLRAGINDLEEISAKFLNKRKHFFSTDFDTLLRLLSLHQSIPQQLLNEIIPFSSVPLERLNGFTTDKAAYPAIFDMLWVTDNGKHKSFTESIITSNYLESIILKTNRFHTFPGSQITPALFDARLLLSNTIKSADYLLHDKISLFTSTFLQWVKRVLEVHTKLELESMDVDYITEIIVADGNSEFSAVFHKLILPAIKLSLDDTNYLNLGQAWILFGTALIELYAPNIPYDPAVHDYVVYDIFLKHKLFLEDLGDSWSLVKKVISGDDKLHIERTITEVTTDDAPQKPRVYRPAVSVDNLIDEWNVFYSSTVSAEQASSLFNSVCEWDDIAEGRFEMFQQNSSSFINRLNNGYQNFADLNEIFAGYVFCMKFGFDLARHDQVDQRKLIKLDPLWCVDPLKLSAVQTLNDSFTEMTKFFKDTNVEDTSTEKILILYMDLFKLHQRDDSLSSTFMNALQMMYQRWSLRRMKKEQEEQEASKLFKYEDTSEDFESEFKRMFPLYEESLSLEAEPSFTAAQDLDTIYYEISKMYMSIFLNKSNTTMLEVTKAGLDVVEILLSKSQKFASGKLSGSNFASSIISLHDEILSFNDNVTGDNFDFYRDSSLSESQRAFSVIDALWKLVNEIHQQWPEHATLSELERVCQEFLSFPANTPIAKQLQKIEQIYTFMAEWEKYAASRVSLGAHIKRITDLIVSWRKLELQTWNGLFNTEDKNAEKEIGKWWFNLFEIIFVAKDSDPDNDNETALLTSLNIFFSKSTAGEFKIRLKLVEAFANHIVLLNRDMSAELNALQNILSFYKQFLPTVEEQISKGRKSLSKEVSETILLASWKDVNVDALKQSSRKSHNNLYKLVRKYRAVLSSNVLGLIEGGLPYEPSVKLELASLGIGSFAEFDLEDAKKLVIQVPDWDSRSMPLRNINLVKENMSVYANRIDKQTFPNMEELARDYGRAADRLQEETPTVYKKENKKLLATLKVQKAKVLSDALKELRRIGLKTSFREDIHKVQASVTSVLANSVSFNGTHFEKADAYFFKILDMLPRLRNAISSPADDIPPVNVEKGMAIIENLLFSLITTRKPLKKANEKYSNIEDSRLYLENICTSTGSLNNAELVPTMESMRYMVTRLQLVLDYALKAVSVIEASTSVSCDIATLQEAKMCIQDYETRLSKQTVCDTTASVLLSDFRNYISNFVAKMMEKKNTNSFFIFEIVITWIKNNSILETRSDDSANASIKEVDQVFRKVHTSIILAFQRLMENETDSVSESDDQWLVLTSRTIMGHIKSLNITNIAANIQKAVMLIKNSKFLGPSSSLVRAIITFTLPVINHYFVTIRSILEKAKNYYTNTSHGTYILANILHNLAKNGFCHPQAPSDEVDNNNLQDGTGLGDGEGAQNNSKDIEQDEDLTEDAQTANKDQKDKDERDDDDEREDDAVEMEGDMAGEMEEVSDQENSDEEDLDEEENDLDEEVDDIDDDDPNAIDDKMWNEKAEEDTKEKDTDKQLDLKDDDDVQAGDDENNGGENKDKEGADQNADNDLNENEPDKDESKDGDAENDEDADEEEGVGEQEDEVRDKENEELHANAPEIETMDLPDDINLDSEGDDEDDKSGEDDVDMESEDEEKPETNTSENQQEPINDDVEDEMDVDEPADSDDKLENDTAEPDSNNDNDNDDVADEGNPELSAGEEEGENEEELAENQANDDKDEQAGAETSEGLGSVDNLLEEETIDAEAAVQQQSGSKGAGSDSKDSEEQEDIGSSGNTQNPHDEDQQAENENLDNSRKEAKDTLQQLGDSLKEFHRRRKEIEEAGTNEENEDNDAHANERPDDFEHVEGANTETDTQALGSANQDQTQAIDEDLAIDDDDAENVNSDDEEDVADDTNYVKEEPVEDVVEENNTNENDTETNNEVKGGGVYAADKEHDLLDEYSNNNLVKEEADQYELEDMIEKIDLEATEETFEKPTKSLEESRELWHESELSTADLVSRLGEQLRLILEPTKSTKLKGDYKTGKRLNMKRIIPYIASQFRKDKIWLRRTKPSKREYQIMIALDNSKSMSESKCVKLAFDSLCLVSKTLTQLESGGLSIVKFGEKSKEVHHFGEQFSNESGAKVFQRFDFQDGKTDVKRLVAESIKIFERGRGLTSSDQWQLEIVISDGICEDHETIKRLVRRAKENKIMLVFVIIDGTNNNKESIMDMSQVDYIPDKNGIPQLRVNKYLDTFPFEFYVIVHSVLELPEMLSGILRQYFSDLASS